ATAAACGGAGTGTAAAATACATTTACGGATACCATCAAGATCACGTCCTGCACGGCCAAGCCCATCGAGCTCTGCTGGCAGGCTATATTGAATGTTTTTATTTTCACAGCCGCCGCCTTTTAAAATAAGTTTCACTTCAATATGATCTTGTTCCCATTGTTCAAATTTTACGACTGGGACACCTGTACCGAGGTTGTCTCCACTATTATCACCTGTTAGCGAGTCGACAGAGTTCGGACGAAGTTTAGTGTCTTTTGTAGCTTGAACAATCGCGCGCTTAATCGCCGCTTTGATTTCAATCTGATTTACTCCGACTGGTGTTTTTATCTTGAACGTTGGCATGCCGGTATCCTGGCAGATGGGTGACATTTTCTCGTCAGCCATATTGATGTTTTTGGCAATTGTATCAAGACTCATCGCAGCTCGTGTGCCAGCGTCTTCAGACTCTCTGGCCGCCAGGATTTTTCGTCTCACGTCTTTAGGTAGGTTCGTCGATGTTTCACAAATGAGATCATACATGCTTTTTTCAATTTGTTCTATGTACATTCTCGATTTCCCCCAGTGGCATAGACTATTATTTATCTGATTTTATTTTTCCCATCTGTTCTTCAAGGTCGTCTAACAAGCTTATTAGCTGGTCAATTTCCTGTAGGTCTGCAGTTTCGGGTTCAATTGTTTCAAGTGTTTCGAGAAATTGATGAAGCCGTGTTTTTAATCCCTCAACATGTCCGTTATTTTGTGTAGTATTGTCCAATCCGTACACCTCTTTTCATTAGTATAATCGTAAACGAAAAAACGAAATTTATCAATGAAGGGGAATAGAACTTCTTATTAAATTGAATATTCTCGTTAACATAATCTTTACAATATAAAATCTATATGTTATGATTCATTTAATTAAACGAAAGGGAGGATGGCAGAAGGGCAATCAAAACGAAAACTAAGGAGGTTGAGAACTTTAATAGTAAAAAGTTAAGCTCAACTATGTAGGGGTCGTTGTACCAAAAGTTAGTGATTTGCAATTGAAGTTTCAAATCAAATGGAGACAGCATCAGTGATAGCTGAACAAAATTTTTAGAAGGGTAGCGAGAATAGGGTAAAGTCGAAGTGAAGAAAATTAAGAAGGAGGGGATTCGTAAGTGTCCGCTGGCAATATGCCAAGAGACGAATACGACTTATGCAGATAGAAAGTGAAGGTTCAATTCATACGTAAAGGCTCAGCCGTAATCTGACAATCAGATATGGACTGGGCCTTTATATTTTTTTGCGTTATCACCGTTTACTTGTGCTAAAATCATGCAATGATCTACAAGGCGGGGAGTGGAAGGAATATGGACACTTTTTCACAAATAGAGAAGAGACGGTTTTGGATACTTGTTATTATTGTATCTATTTCTGGATTTTCACAAGGAATGCTGTTGCCACTTATTTCGGCTATCTTCGAAAGAGATGGTGTTACGAGTTCGATGAATGGTTTGAATGCCACGGCTTTATACATAGGAACATTACTTGTTTCACCGTTCATGGAGGCACCACTTCGTCGTTTTGGTTATAAGCCGATTATTATTTTGGGGGGCATGCTTGTTTTTATATCATTGATGCTGTTCCCATTATGGAAAAGTGTTGTATTTTGGTACGTGCTGAGGTTATTAATTGGTATCGGGGATCACGCACTTCATTTTTCAACTCAAACATGGATTACAAGTTTCTCACCGCAACAAAGGTTAGGACGCAATATTGCGATTTACGGATTGTCATTCGGAGTTGGATTTGCGGCAGGTCCATTGTTTGCTCCACTTGTTAATGTATTCGAAGGCTTACCGTTTATTGTATCGGGGATGCTGTGCATGCTTGCATGGTCACTTGTCTTCATGTTGAAAAATGATTTCCCGGATATTATTAAAGGGAAGTCTGGTAATGAACGATTTTTCGCTCGATTCAAAAGAACAATGGCCGTTGCTTGGCTTGCTTTCCTCGGACCATTTGGATACGGTTTTCTTGAGTCAACGCTTAATGCGATGTATCCAGTGTATGCACTCAGAAGCGGAGTCGAATTTACGTCTGTAACGATTATTCTCGCCTCGTTTTCTATTGGGGGTATTATTTCACAGTTACCTTTAGGGATGTTATCAGACAAGATAGGAAGAAGCCCGGTCTTTCTCGTAGCACTGGGAGGCGGATCCATCTCATTTTTCATTGCAAGCACTGTTGAAACATCTATACCTGCTGTTATGACTATGTTTTTCATTGCGGGACTTTTTTCTGGATCGATTTTTTCACTCGGTATATCGTATATGTCCGATTTGACACCGAAGCATCTGTTGCCGACCGGGAACCTGCTATGTGGAATTTTCTTTAGCCTAGGCAGTTTGACGGGACCCTTTCTAGGTGGTCTTTTTCTTGAGCTTGATGCAGGCTTCAGTTTTCTTGTTTTGATTTCACTGTTTTTGGCTGTATTGTTCATCATATCAATTATTGGCAAGATGAAACAGAGCCAGGCTTTAGCATAATAAAAAGCGTCCATTCAGCGGACGCTTTTGTTCTTTTCAAGGAAATTACTAAGTCTCGTACTGTGGATAAGTTGTAAACTAGAGATTTTACCTCTAGACTCCAACGCCTAGTCACTGGGCCAACGGGATGTAGGTCATGCAGCTGGGAGGGATTGAACTACATCCCTCCTTGTTGCCACGGGAAGAGGCGCATTGCGCTTTTCTTATTACCTCAAAATCGAGTTAACATTTTCATATTCCAAAACAAGATCATCAAGCGTTTGGAAAGTGTAACCCGCTTTCTTGGCGTCTTGGATAAAGGATGGTAAAGCTTGTGCATTATCAGGTGAAACCGTGTGCATTAAAATAACAGCACCGGGATGAAGTTGGTTCATCAGTTCATTGTAAGCAAAGTCACGGCCTTTAGGTTTATCGGCGTACCAGTCGATGAATGCGACTGACCAAAATATATGCCTGTATCCGAGTTCGTTACCTTTGGCGAGGACTTTATCATTGAATACGCCTTCAGGAGGCCTTGTGTAGTATGTTCGTTTGAGTCCAGTTACTTCATTCAACAGCGTGTCAAATTTGGTCCATTCTTCTTCCATTCTCTGTTCAGATACATTGGCCAGATTCGGGTGTCCATACGTGTGGTTGCCGATTCCATGACCTTCCGCAATCATTCTTTTTACGAGTGGCAAGGCACTTTTTAAATAATGTCCCGTGAGAAAGAAAGTTGCTGGAGCATCTTCTTTTTTCAATGTATCCAAAATACTTTCGGTATAACCGTTTTCATAGCCGTTATCAAACGTCAAATAGACAATCTTTTCGTCTGGCTTTCCTTTATAAATGGCTCCATGTTTATCAAGCATTGAGTCGAGTGCATCACCAGCATTAGGCTGGTTTCCCCCTGTAGCTTTCTTGAAGCCCCAATGAAATTCATCCGCTTTGGCGGAAAATGGATTAAAAACAAATCCAATCATTACGATAAAAGTCGCCAATAAAATACCTGGACCATGTTTTTTTATCATCAAAAACGCACCTTTCCTTTTAGGGTAGGATGCGCAGATGAAGTCGAACTATACGTCTTTATTATACAAATCATTCAGTGCTGACTCTAGTGTCGGATAATGAAATTTAAAGCCGTTGTCTAGTAATTTTTCTGGTAAGACATGTTGACCTTCTAAAACGAGCGCGCTTTTTTTACCAAGTACTATTTTCATTGCGAATGAAGGTACTGGAATCCAGTGTGGTCTATTTAACACTGAACCGATTGTTTTACCAAAGTATTTCATTCGTTTTGGAAATGGTGATGTGACGTTTACAGGTCCGTATAAACTTGTATTGTCGAGTGCAAATGCGATTCCACGCGTGACATCTTTTATATGCACCCAAGACACCCGCTGATTGCCTGTTCCAACAGTTCCGCCTGCAAATAATTTGTACGGTAACACCATAAGTGGCAACGCACCTCCGTCAAGTCCGAGTATGACTCCGAACCTCATGAAAACGACACGTATGCCTTCAGATTCTACTGATGCCGCCTTCTTCTCCCAGTCCATTACAGTCCGACCAAGAAAGTCGTCCGCATAGTCTTGGGATTCTTCTGTATAGACATTGTCTTCTGATGCGCGGTAGATACCAATTGCACTGGCGTTGATAAGTACAGCTGGCTTTGTTTGTAAAGCAGAGATGATTCGCAGCAATTCATCGGTCGCTTCCATTCGGCTAGCATAAATTTGATTACGATGCTTAGTGGTCCAACGCCCTTTATTGATGGACACGCCGGCAAGGTTGATAAAGGCATCAGCGGAATTAATCTCATTTTCCGGAAAAATGCCTTTCTGAAGCCATTTGACGTATTTTATATTGCCATCAATCTTACTTTCTTTCCTAGATAAAATTATAATTTCATGTCCTTCATTCAATAAAGTATCCGTTAATTTCTGTCCGACGAAACCTGACCCACCTGCAATGACGATTTTCATTTTCAGACACCCCCATTAGGATTCTATACCCTATAATGAAACCAATTAAGCTGAAGCACAAGGACGGAACATGTATACTAAATAGAAAGCAGAGGAGGCGTGTTAAAAGTGCCTGTTATTACTAAAATATCACAACAGAAAAAAGATCTAGAACGATACAATATTTTCCTAGAAGAAAAGTATGCATTCAGTGTCCATGAATCGGTCCTTGTTAAATTCGGTTTAACGAAAGGGATGTCCCTTGAAGACTGGTCTATTGACGAGATGGTCTATGAGGATGAGATACGAAAAGCGTTCAACCGGGCACTCCATTATCTTGGTTTCAGAATGCGCAGTGAGTTTGAAGTGAAGAAAAAACTTTTGGAATTGGGATATGGGGAAGCAATTGTATTAGAAGCACTCGTGAAGTTGAAAAGTCTTGGATTTCTAAATGATGAAACCTATTCAGAAGCACTTCTTCAAACACAGAAAAATTCATCCAGTAAAGGTCCAAAAGCAATTCAGCAAGAGATGCATAAAAAAGGGATAGGGAAGGAATTACAGATCAAAGTGCTTGAATCTTATTCGGAAGATGACCAGCTTAAAATCGCAACGAAACTTGCAGAGAAGACGGCAAATTCAAATCGTTCTGTAGCCCCGGCCCAATTAAAACAAAAAATCCAAAATACATTGCTTCGAAAAGGGTATTCATTCGAGCTTATTAAACAAGCACTTGCGAATATTAACTTTGATCGCGAAGAAGATGAATGGACATCCATTGCTGATTCAATCGGAGAGAAAGCATGGCGACGCTATAGTTCGAAGTTTAGTGGACGAGACTTGAATGATAAAGTGAAACAGGCGATGTATCAAAAAGGCATCCCGTTTGAGCGCATCGATCATTTCATTGATAAAAAGGAGAATGAAGAAGATGGAGATTGAAAAAAAATATAGTGCAATGACAGAGCATGAATTACGCACAGAAATCGGAAGACTGCGGGAAAAAGCACGCAAAGCCGAGCAATTGGGTATCCTTAATGAGTATGCAGTTTACCAAAGGAAAATGGTTATGGCACAATCATATTTAATTGATCCAAGTACAATAGTGCCTGGTGAGATGTACCGAATTGATGGAGACGAAGGTATGTTTTTTCAAGTCGACTACTTAAAAGGCCGTTTTGCCTGGGGTTACAGACTAGGTGGCGAACGTGCGGATGAAGCGTTGCCGATAGCCATGCTAAAGTCAGTAAAAGAAGGAAAGTAAAAAGGCTATAGGCAGTAATTCCTGTCCATAGCCTTCGTATCAATTCTTTCTAAGATTCTTATTTCTTTTGATTGTCGAGCTTTAGGCATTAGCTCCTCGGGTGAGGCAGAGCATACGGGTTATGCAATGCCTTCCGTTGTTCTTAAGAATTAGATGCTAAGTTAAGTTTTTTTCGTAACTTGTCCTCGGAAAAAATCCAACCTGTAAATGAATTAATGACGTTCAGCTCCTTGTCGATATGTGCAACCGCCACAAATGTGTAATAGCCTTTGCTCCGGTAACGAAGATCGATTAGGCGTACTTCGCAGATGTCCCCGATGTATGTGACAGACCATCTATAGATGGGGGAGAAAGATGTGAACGCTTTGATGTTTTTATCGTTCATGGCCACATCAATCTCTGGGGACTTTTGCATAGGTTCCCGTTCAAAGCGGTCATAAATAGTAACGGACCTTCCATAAGCTCGCCCAACGTAATGGCACTCCTTTGAAGATGCAGCTACCCTCCATTGGAGGAAGCGCATTGTTGGTGCAATAATAACTTCCGTTGCATTTGGGATGGTATTGTAGACGGCTTTTTTTACGGCTGATTTGATCGCGAAGCGCAATAAATAGTAAAAGAAGATTATCACGTATGTTGTCAAAATCGTATAGACCGGATTTGCGCCCATTGCCCAAATAATTATCGCTATGGCATGCAAAATGAAAATAATTGGATCGAACGTGTTAATGACACCGATAGCAACCCACTTGTTAGAAAACGGCCGCAATGCCTGCGTTCCATAAGAATTGAAAATATCGACAAATACATGTAGAAAGACGGCTAAAAAGGTCCAAGCCCAAACATGTATGAAACTTGCTTCTGGGATTAAAAATGACATGAGTATTGTTATGATTAGCGGCCATAATAATACCGCAGGAATCGAATGTGTAATCCCTCTATGGTGCCGTATATAGACAGCGTTATTTCTTAATTTTAATATGGTATCGACATCCGGGATAATTGAGCCGACAATGACACTTGCAACCACGGCACTCATTGTCGAACTATCTGTTAAAACGACAGGATCCGCCAATGCGAGGCCACCAAGTGCGACTCCCATAACAATATGTGTTCCAGTATCCAAATGATCACTCCTTTTGCCTGAACCGTCGTACCAAGCATTGGACAGACTTTTTAAAAATCGTATACATATCAATACCCTTTTATGCTCAATGATAAGCATATGCGATAAGGAGGAAATGATGCAAATAATAGTGAAGAAAGACGAATTTCGCGAAGCTCTTCTTTCCTGGTATCGTCGTGAAAAAAGAGATTTACCTTGGCGGAGAACGTCGAATCCATATTATATATGGGTTTCTGAAGTGATGTTGCAACAAACAAGGGTTGATACGGTTATTCCCTATTATGAGAGGTTTATCGAAAGCTTTCCGACGATGGAAGCACTTGCGGAAGCGGAAGAAAACGATTTATTGAAAATGTGGGAAGGCCTCGGTTATTACTCGAGGGCGAGAAATTTACAAGCGGGTGTAAGAGAAGTAGTGTCGGATTACGGCGGAGAAGTACCTTCGAACCGTACTGAGATTTCCAATTTAAAAGGAGTAGGCCCATATACTGCAGGAGCAGTTCTTAGTATTGCATATGGCGTTCCTGAGCATGCGATAGATGGTAATGTTATGCGTGTGATGTCCAGGCTAGTTCTTATAGAAGAGGATATTTCAATACCACGTACAAAAAAGATTTTTGAAACGGTGGTCATGGATTTAATCGACAAAGAAGATCCGTCTTCGTTCAACCAAGGACTGATGGAGCTAGGGGCGACAATTTGTACTCCGAAACCGAAGTGTCTTCTTTGTCCAGTTCGAGATTTTTGTTTAGCTTTCCAAGAAGGCAAGCAAGAAGAATTACCTGTAAAAACGAAGAAAACAAAAATGAAAATTATACCTGTTGCATCATTTGTAATTCGAAATCGCCAAGGTGAGTGGTTACTACGGCAGCGTCCTGCGAAAGGTTTGCTTGCAGGTTTGTGGGAGTTTCCAATGGCCGAGCCAGTGGATAATAAAACACCACAAGAAGTGGCCAGTGAACATTTTGGTTTCGAGCTAAAGGGTGTAGTTGATATACTATCTTTCAAACATATATTTTCCCATTTGACGTGGGAGATGAAAAGCTTCGGAGCATGGATTGAAAAAACAGATACAATTCCTGAAGGTTACCAATTTTTCACACAGGAAGAAGTAGAGGCGTTGCCAAAACCTGTGCCGGTATTAAAAATTTGGGATGAGATTAAACGAGGAGGACTAAAATAATGGTTGAAAATAAAGTAGCAATGGTGACGGGAAGTTCCAGGGGATTAGGAAAAGCACTTGCAATTGAACTCGCAAAAGAAGGCTATGATATTGTTGTGAATTATGCACGAAGTCGGTCTGCCGCGGAAGAAACGGTGAAAGAAATTGAGGCACTAGGCAGGAAAGCAATTATGATTCGTGCAAATGTTGGTGATGTTAAAAAACTTCGTACAATGTTTGAACAAGTAAAAGAGGAATTCGGGCGTTTAGATGTATTTGTATCGAACGCAGCATCAGGTGTTTTGCGTCCGATTATGGAACTAGAAGAGACGCACTGGGACTGGACGATGAACATCAATGCGAAAGCAATGCTGTTTGGCGCACAAGAAGCTGCAAAACTGATGGATAAAGGCGGGAAAATTCTCGGAGTCAGTTCGCTTGGATCTATTCGATATCTCGAAAATTATACGACAGTAGGCGTTTCGAAGGCTGCAATTGAATCGCTTACGCGGTATCTTGCTGTCGAACTTGCACCACTAGGAATTGCGGTAAATACTGTTTCGGGCGGCGCGCTTGATACCGAAGCACTGAAACATTTCCCTAATCGTAATGAATTGCTGGAAGACGCACGTATTAATACGCCTGCGGGACGTATGGTTGAAATTGATGACATGGTGAAAGCTGCGATGTTCCTAATTTCAGCGGATTCGGATATGATTCGCGGACAGACAATTATTGTCGATGGTGGGCGTTCAATTTTACTGTAAAAATTTCCATGTGAATAAAAAATGTCTCTTTGCACATGATAGGTGTACGGAGGTGAAAATCCATTGCCAAAAAACAACCCGAATCAAACTGATACAAATCAAGTAAGAAAACAGAACAAACAATCACAACAACAAATGCAAAATCAAAATCCAAATGCGATGACTGAGGAGTTTGGTTCCGAAACTGATGTTAATCAAGTTAGGAAACAAAACCAGCAATCCGAAGCAAACAAAAGAAATGCTTCTGGACAGCGCGCGAATCAGTTCGAGAACGGTTCTAAATAAGTAAATGGATACCGCCGGCTGGCAGGAGCGTTACGCTCCTGCCAGTTTTTTTATTTCTTGGAAACTATAGAGTACTCGCCCTTTGGATATACTACAAAAGGCGATATTTTACGTTTAAATCTTAGTGACTTAAGGCTTTGAGGCACACAGGATGTGGGTTATACAACAGGAAGGAATTGAACTTCATTCTTCCTGGGCAAGAAACGCCGCTTCGCCAAGCTGTCTAATGCCTGTAAGGGCTGGACGGCGCCTTACGCTGTTCTTTTACCCACAAATTACGTTGCGAACGAAAAAAAGAGTTGAAAGGTTTCAAATAATACCGTTCTGTTGGTATAATGATGAAATATATATGGGCTTCGAAATTTTCCGGCAACCAAAAGGTGGGTTAATCATGACGATTGCTACAGAAGGAGAAACGATACAAGTACATAGTTATAAACATAATGGTAAAATCCATCGGGTTTGGCAGGAAACCGTAGTGTTGAAAGGAACGCGTAATATTGTCATCGGTGCGAATGAAAGGACGCTTGTTACAGAGTCGGACGGACGCACATGGCTGACACGTGAACCATCCATTTGCTATTTCCATGCTGAGCATTGGTTCAATATTATCTGTATGCTAAGGGAAGATGGCGTGTATTATTACATTAACATGAGCTCACCTTTCGTCTATGATAACAAATCATTAAAGTACATTGATTATGATCTGGATGTGAAAGTGTTTCCAGATATGACTTATATGATTCTTGATGAGGATGAATATGCTGAACACAGGAAAGAGATGGGCTATCCTGATGTCATCGATCAGATATTACAGAAGAATTTGGAAACCTTGTTAAGCTGGATTAAGCAGCGCAGGGGGCCGTTTGCTTCTGACTTCATTGAAGTATGGACTTCCAGATATGAGTTTTACAAGCAGGTCAAGAAAAGTAAGTGAACAGCCTGACCGCAAATGTTATGCGGTGGGCTTTTTCCTATAGGAGGCACGCTTGATGGGGGACAGTATTAAACGCTATATGAAGTTTGTGAAGCCGTATAATTGGCTAATCATACTTACAATACTCATCGGTATCGTGAAATTTGCGATTCCGTTATTCATTCCGCTACTGATGAAAATCGTAATCGATGACATAATCGGATCGGATACACTTACGAAGGTAGAGATGACGCGGCAATTGTTTTATTGGCTTGGCGGAACAGTACTTGTGTTCTTCATCGTCCGGCCGCCAGTTGAATATTATCGTCAATATTATGCCCAGTATGTGAGCAATAAGATTTTGTATGATATCCGGAAGGAACTATATTCGCATCTGCAAAAATTAAGTCTCAGCTATTATTCCAACACACGAGCTGGAGAAATTATTTCACGCGTTATAAATGACGTGGAGCAAACGAAAAACTTTGTCATGATTGGGCTCATGAATGTTTGGCTTGACCTCGCGACCATTATCATAGCCGTTATTATTATGCTGACAATGGATGTTCCGCTTACGCTTGTCACGCTTCTCGCATTCCCTTTTTATGCTTACAGCGTCAAGCATTTTTTCGGGAAGCTGAGAGAATTGACTGGCAAACGATCTCAAGCACTTGCGGATGTGCAAAGCTACTTGCATGAACGCGTTGCAGGTGTAAGTGTCATAAAAAGCTTTGCACTTGAAGAAGAGGAACAACAGCGTTTCGATAAAACGAATGGCAACTTCCTCGATAAAGCACTTGATCATACAAAGTGGAATGCGAAAGCCTTTGCTGTGGTAAATACAATTACCGATGTTGCACCCCTTCTTGTTCTTGCATACGCAGGTTATCAAGTCATCAATAATGATTTGTCTGTTGGGACGATGGTTGCGTTCATTGCATACATCGACAGGGTTTATAATCCGCTTCGAAGACTGGTCAATGCATCTACATCCCTTACGCAATCTTTCGCGTCTATGGACCGGGTCTTTGATTTGATGGAACAGGAGTATGATATTACAAACAAACCTGGTGCAAAAGAATTACCTCCTATTGATGGGGAAATCGAGTTCGATAATGTGAGCTTTACGTATGAAGAGGATGGGGATGCAGTCTTAAGTGGTATTAATTTCACTGTGAAACCAGGTGAAACAGTTGCATTTGTCGGTATGAGCGGCGGAGGGAAGTCGACAATTGTGGGTCTGATACCGAGGTTCCATGATGTAACGGGTGGTGCTGTGCGTATCGATGGACATGACTTGCGTGACGTCAATATTAAATCGCTACGCGACCAAATTGGAATTGTTTTACAAGACACAATATTGTTCAGTGATTCCGTAAAAAGTAATATACTGATGGGGAAATCAGATGCAACAGATGAAGAAGTGATTGCTGCTGCAAAAGCGGCGAACGCGCATGATTTCATTGAAACACTGCCCCTTGGGTACGATACAAAAGTAGGAGAGCGGGGAGTTAAGCTGTCGGGTGGTCAAAAGCAACGCATTGCAATCGCTCGTGTCTTCTTGAAAAACCCACCACTCCTTATTTTGGATGAAGCGACATCAGCGCTTGACCTTGAAAGTGAAGCGCTCATTCAGGAATCGCTTGAAAGACTTGCGAATGAAAGAACAACACTTATCGTTGCGCACCGTTTATCGACGATAACACATGCAGATAAGATTTTCGTTATAGATTCAGGGAAGTTAAAAGAAATGGGTACGCACGATCAATTAATGAAGTTACAAGGAATTTACTATGGTTTGTTTCAGGTGCAAATACTTGGTAATTAAGAAATGAGATATGGTCAGATTTATAAAGAGTAGAGTGGCGAAGTTTTAACTTCGCTCAGTGGAAGTCTCCCACTTCTATAAGTGGTGAGGCCAAACCCCTGCTCAATAAAAGAAGGTAACCTAAGTACGCCGCAGGACCTGCACCCTGTAGGTCCGTTAATGTCACAGATTTTGAAGGAAGTTAATTGTCGCAAGGATGCGACGCTTTTAGGCTAACTTCCTTACTTGATCTGGACGCAAATATGCCGTGGCGCATTTGAAAATAGATGGAGGGGTTTTTATGAAAAGAATAAAGTTTGGACCATTAGCCTTGATAGTGATTGTTGCTCTTTCTACCATGCTTGGAGCATGTGCTTCAGATGAATCGGAAGATGAGAGTTTACAAGAAAGTGGAAAGAAAATATTAGTTTACGGACATAGCGGGAATTCCTCGTCACTAGACCCAGCGCATATGAAGGAAGAGGATTCCTTCCAGATTGCTGTAAA
This Sporosarcina sp. ANT_H38 DNA region includes the following protein-coding sequences:
- a CDS encoding ABC transporter ATP-binding protein, translating into MGDSIKRYMKFVKPYNWLIILTILIGIVKFAIPLFIPLLMKIVIDDIIGSDTLTKVEMTRQLFYWLGGTVLVFFIVRPPVEYYRQYYAQYVSNKILYDIRKELYSHLQKLSLSYYSNTRAGEIISRVINDVEQTKNFVMIGLMNVWLDLATIIIAVIIMLTMDVPLTLVTLLAFPFYAYSVKHFFGKLRELTGKRSQALADVQSYLHERVAGVSVIKSFALEEEEQQRFDKTNGNFLDKALDHTKWNAKAFAVVNTITDVAPLLVLAYAGYQVINNDLSVGTMVAFIAYIDRVYNPLRRLVNASTSLTQSFASMDRVFDLMEQEYDITNKPGAKELPPIDGEIEFDNVSFTYEEDGDAVLSGINFTVKPGETVAFVGMSGGGKSTIVGLIPRFHDVTGGAVRIDGHDLRDVNIKSLRDQIGIVLQDTILFSDSVKSNILMGKSDATDEEVIAAAKAANAHDFIETLPLGYDTKVGERGVKLSGGQKQRIAIARVFLKNPPLLILDEATSALDLESEALIQESLERLANERTTLIVAHRLSTITHADKIFVIDSGKLKEMGTHDQLMKLQGIYYGLFQVQILGN